The following coding sequences are from one Caldilineales bacterium window:
- a CDS encoding DMT family transporter — translation MNDVKGTADSRTGSLLMVVGAAGLWASSGLWISMALARSGISPAALAFWRDAATFAVLLTGLAVWRPGLLRVQRRDLPALAGMGVFSIGIFHVLWNLSVLADGIALATVLQYLSTVLVPLAAWVLWREPLTRRLVIAGALALAGILLMAGLSGAEASGTVQLTTQGILIGIVSACGYGSMSLFGKSLTGRYNPWTVLTYAFGFGAFTLLIWQLAAGGPTPLPRPAWPPFAALVFLPTVSGFGLYTIALRRLRAGVAAIAAATEMLFAAILAYAFAGERLGLGQIAGALLIVGGVVLLAMAGNTRVRSHNAILGRRPWPRPHALRRQPD, via the coding sequence ATGAACGATGTGAAAGGCACAGCGGACAGCCGCACGGGGTCGCTGCTGATGGTGGTCGGTGCAGCAGGTCTGTGGGCCAGTTCGGGGCTTTGGATCAGTATGGCGTTGGCTCGCAGCGGCATCTCGCCGGCGGCGCTGGCGTTTTGGCGGGATGCGGCCACTTTCGCCGTGCTCTTGACCGGCCTGGCAGTGTGGCGGCCCGGATTGCTGCGCGTGCAACGCCGTGATCTACCGGCCCTGGCGGGGATGGGCGTGTTCAGCATCGGCATCTTCCACGTCTTGTGGAACCTGAGCGTGCTGGCCGATGGCATCGCCCTTGCCACCGTCCTGCAATACCTTTCCACCGTGCTCGTGCCCCTGGCAGCCTGGGTGCTCTGGCGCGAGCCTCTGACCCGGCGCCTGGTCATCGCCGGCGCCCTCGCCCTGGCCGGGATCCTGCTCATGGCGGGGTTGAGCGGGGCCGAAGCGAGCGGTACTGTACAATTGACGACGCAAGGCATCCTCATTGGCATTGTCTCCGCTTGTGGCTACGGTTCGATGAGTCTATTCGGCAAATCGCTCACCGGTCGCTACAATCCGTGGACGGTCTTGACCTATGCCTTCGGTTTTGGCGCCTTCACGTTGCTGATCTGGCAGTTGGCCGCGGGCGGGCCGACGCCCCTGCCCCGGCCCGCCTGGCCGCCCTTTGCCGCCCTTGTTTTTCTCCCCACCGTCAGCGGCTTTGGGCTATACACCATCGCCTTGCGCCGGCTGCGGGCAGGCGTGGCTGCCATTGCCGCCGCCACCGAAATGCTATTCGCCGCCATACTTGCCTACGCCTTCGCCGGCGAGCGTCTGGGCCTCGGGCAAATCGCCGGCGCCCTCCTCATCGTCGGCGGTGTCGTCTTGCTGGCGATGGCAGGCAATACACGCGTGCGGTCGCACAACGCCATCCTGGGACGAAGACCCTGGCCTCGCCCTCACGCCCTCCGCCGCCAGCCAGACTGA
- a CDS encoding iron-containing alcohol dehydrogenase — translation MILQAYQTPTAFKHGLGALSRLADEAKALGLKRPLFVTDKGLVATGMVDEALNVLKAGGVDFVRFDEVIPNPPVALVDHGAAIYRQEGCDGMIGFGGGSSMDAAKAIGVVARHGGSALAYEWADPNPVARPIPPLIAVPTTAGTGSEATLWAVITDPERHIKFNIGGTPNIAATVALIDPLLTLNLPGHVTAGTGMDALAHAVECYTMAYAQPFTDAVALLAMEYVGQYLRVAFAQGHNQEARYKMSMAAMLGGLAYGTDSAGAAHAMSQTAGGVVDCPHGALTARLLGPVMEYNYLGEPQRFARMAQALGEDTRGLSVWQAAEKAVEAVYRLTEDVEIPTLQQLGFTENQIPLLAEIAAKDPQTIGNPRDVNYNGYVKIYRRAFELGR, via the coding sequence ATGATCCTCCAAGCCTACCAAACCCCTACCGCCTTCAAACATGGCCTGGGCGCCCTGTCGCGCCTGGCCGACGAAGCCAAAGCCCTCGGCCTCAAGCGGCCCCTGTTCGTCACCGACAAGGGCCTGGTCGCCACCGGCATGGTGGATGAAGCCCTCAACGTCCTCAAAGCCGGCGGCGTCGATTTCGTCCGTTTCGACGAAGTCATCCCCAACCCACCCGTGGCCCTGGTCGATCACGGCGCGGCCATCTATCGGCAGGAGGGGTGCGACGGCATGATCGGCTTTGGCGGCGGCAGCTCGATGGATGCGGCCAAGGCCATCGGCGTGGTCGCAAGGCACGGCGGCTCGGCCCTGGCCTATGAATGGGCCGACCCCAACCCCGTCGCCCGCCCCATCCCGCCCCTCATCGCCGTCCCCACCACCGCCGGCACCGGCTCCGAGGCCACCCTCTGGGCTGTGATCACCGACCCGGAGCGGCATATCAAGTTCAACATCGGCGGCACGCCCAACATCGCCGCCACCGTCGCCCTCATCGATCCCTTGCTCACCCTGAACCTGCCGGGGCATGTGACCGCCGGCACCGGCATGGATGCCCTGGCCCACGCCGTCGAGTGCTACACCATGGCCTATGCCCAGCCTTTTACCGACGCCGTGGCCCTGCTGGCGATGGAGTACGTGGGCCAGTACTTGCGCGTGGCCTTTGCCCAGGGTCACAACCAGGAAGCGCGCTACAAGATGAGCATGGCCGCCATGTTGGGCGGGCTGGCCTACGGCACCGACAGCGCCGGCGCTGCCCACGCCATGAGCCAGACGGCCGGCGGGGTGGTGGATTGCCCGCACGGCGCCCTCACTGCCCGGCTACTGGGGCCGGTGATGGAGTACAACTACCTGGGCGAGCCGCAGCGCTTTGCCCGCATGGCGCAGGCGTTGGGCGAGGACACGCGCGGTCTGAGCGTGTGGCAGGCGGCAGAGAAGGCGGTCGAGGCCGTCTACCGCCTGACCGAGGATGTAGAAATCCCCACCCTGCAGCAGCTTGGCTTCACAGAAAACCAGATTCCACTCCTGGCCGAAATCGCCGCCAAAGACCCGCAGACCATCGGCAACCCGCGCGATGTGAATTACAACGGTTATGTAAAAATTTACAGGCGGGCGTTCGAGTTGGGGAGATGA
- a CDS encoding nucleotidyltransferase, protein MDNPFLSTRLLQQRLSEAGIASIVIGGIAVGAWGEPRVTRDADLKVLLGREDAEQLLIVLGADYSPLSTHPGETLRRQAMVFVQDSLGARLDLLLADTPYDVSAIERGRDVEIQPGVMIRVCSPEDLVIYKMISTRARDHEDVAGVIRRQANALDHSYVEGWLRQFEQALDDSTLVAEYRRLRSRYGSTKR, encoded by the coding sequence ATGGACAACCCCTTCCTCTCGACCAGGCTTCTGCAGCAACGGCTGAGTGAAGCCGGCATCGCTTCGATCGTGATCGGTGGCATTGCCGTGGGCGCGTGGGGCGAGCCGCGGGTGACTCGTGATGCCGACCTCAAAGTCTTGTTGGGTCGGGAAGACGCCGAACAACTCCTGATTGTTCTTGGCGCCGATTACAGCCCGCTATCAACACATCCGGGCGAGACGCTTCGCCGACAGGCGATGGTTTTCGTGCAAGATTCGCTTGGCGCCCGGTTGGATTTGTTACTGGCCGACACACCTTATGATGTGTCGGCTATTGAGCGTGGACGCGATGTCGAGATTCAGCCTGGCGTCATGATCCGGGTGTGCAGCCCTGAAGACCTCGTTATCTACAAAATGATCTCCACGCGAGCACGTGATCACGAAGATGTGGCGGGCGTGATTCGACGCCAGGCTAACGCGCTTGACCATTCCTATGTCGAAGGTTGGTTGCGTCAGTTCGAGCAGGCTTTAGATGATTCGACGCTGGTCGCTGAATACCGTCGCTTGAGGAGCAGATACGGTTCCACCAAGAGATGA
- a CDS encoding aldehyde ferredoxin oxidoreductase family protein: MPNGYHGAILHVDLTHERVWIEHPDDAFYRTYMGGSNFGLYYVLRHTPPGADPLGPDNVLTMMTSPLTGLPFSGQSRAAVNAKSPLTGAIGDSQAGGFFPVELKATGCDGLVVYGKAARPVYLWLHEDKAEIREAGGLWGKGTAETEAMIRAELGDDKIEVACIGPAGENLVRFAAIINMANRAWGRTGMGAVMGSKNLKAIAVRGRHRLKSADAKTIKRIAGMGAKAMAEDANADIWFTGVLGTASVVLPQNTVGGLPTRNYTCGEFEGADPISGERMADTILKDRDTCYACVVRCKRVVEVEDERGFRVDKKQGGPEYETLSTFGSYCGVDDLNAIALANAYCNDLGLDTISCGATLAWAMECYEAELLSPDQTDGLDLRFGNGLAMAEAVRRLAHRQGRLGNLLAEGSARAAKQLGPEAERRVVAVKGSELPAHMPQVKRSLALIYAVHPFGADHQSSEHDPYYEPGAAPLYLDRLAAVGLTHPVLSDDLGDEKVRFALTTQTIYSLLDVLCLCQFDWGPSWQLYGSELIPELVQAATGWDVSLDELMAVGARRLNLLRAFNAREGFTRADDRLPPRLFEPLVGGLTGGMALSQAELERALDSYYAMAGWDVASGQPRPQRLQELGLGWTEGIPEFA; this comes from the coding sequence ATGCCAAACGGTTATCACGGCGCCATCCTCCATGTCGATCTCACCCACGAACGGGTGTGGATCGAGCATCCCGACGATGCCTTCTACCGCACCTACATGGGCGGCAGTAATTTTGGACTCTACTACGTCCTCCGCCACACCCCGCCCGGGGCCGACCCGCTCGGCCCCGACAACGTCCTGACGATGATGACCAGCCCGCTCACCGGTCTGCCGTTTTCGGGCCAGAGCCGGGCAGCGGTCAACGCCAAATCACCGCTCACCGGCGCCATCGGCGACTCGCAAGCGGGCGGCTTCTTCCCGGTCGAGCTGAAGGCAACCGGCTGCGATGGCCTGGTGGTGTACGGCAAGGCTGCTCGCCCCGTCTATCTATGGCTACACGAAGACAAGGCCGAAATCAGAGAGGCAGGTGGGCTGTGGGGCAAGGGCACGGCCGAGACCGAAGCGATGATCCGGGCGGAACTGGGCGACGACAAGATCGAGGTCGCCTGCATCGGCCCGGCCGGCGAAAACCTGGTGCGCTTCGCCGCCATCATCAACATGGCCAACCGGGCCTGGGGGCGCACGGGCATGGGCGCGGTGATGGGGTCGAAGAACCTGAAGGCCATTGCCGTGCGCGGCCGCCATCGCCTCAAGTCCGCCGACGCCAAGACGATCAAGCGCATTGCCGGGATGGGCGCTAAAGCCATGGCCGAGGATGCGAACGCCGACATCTGGTTCACCGGCGTCCTGGGTACGGCCAGCGTCGTCCTGCCGCAGAACACGGTGGGCGGGCTGCCGACGCGCAACTACACGTGCGGCGAGTTCGAGGGCGCCGACCCCATCTCCGGCGAACGCATGGCCGATACCATCCTCAAAGACCGGGACACCTGCTATGCCTGTGTGGTGCGCTGCAAACGAGTGGTCGAAGTGGAAGACGAGCGCGGCTTTCGGGTGGACAAGAAGCAGGGCGGGCCGGAGTACGAGACCCTCTCCACCTTCGGCTCCTACTGCGGCGTGGACGATCTCAACGCCATCGCCCTGGCCAACGCCTACTGCAACGATTTGGGTCTCGACACCATCTCCTGCGGCGCCACCCTGGCCTGGGCGATGGAGTGCTACGAGGCCGAGCTGCTCTCGCCCGACCAGACCGATGGCCTCGACCTGCGTTTTGGCAACGGCCTGGCCATGGCCGAGGCCGTCAGGCGGCTGGCCCATCGGCAGGGTCGCCTGGGCAACCTGCTGGCCGAGGGGTCGGCGCGGGCAGCGAAGCAATTGGGACCGGAAGCTGAGCGCCGCGTGGTTGCCGTCAAGGGCAGCGAACTGCCGGCTCACATGCCCCAGGTCAAGCGCAGCCTGGCCCTGATCTATGCCGTCCATCCCTTCGGGGCCGACCACCAGTCGAGTGAGCACGACCCCTATTACGAGCCGGGCGCGGCGCCGCTCTATCTCGACCGTCTGGCCGCCGTGGGGCTGACCCATCCCGTGCTCTCGGACGACCTGGGCGATGAAAAGGTGCGCTTCGCCCTGACCACGCAGACCATCTACAGCCTGCTGGACGTGCTGTGTTTGTGCCAGTTCGACTGGGGGCCGTCCTGGCAGCTTTATGGCAGCGAACTGATCCCCGAATTGGTGCAGGCCGCCACCGGCTGGGACGTGAGCCTGGACGAACTGATGGCGGTGGGGGCGCGGCGGCTGAATCTGCTGCGCGCTTTCAACGCCCGCGAAGGCTTCACCCGCGCCGATGACAGGCTCCCGCCACGCTTGTTCGAGCCGCTGGTAGGGGGGCTGACGGGCGGAATGGCCCTCTCGCAGGCCGAGCTTGAACGTGCGCTCGATTCGTACTATGCTATGGCCGGCTGGGATGTTGCCAGCGGCCAGCCCAGGCCCCAAAGGTTGCAGGAACTGGGATTGGGCTGGACTGAGGGTATCCCCGAATTCGCCTGA
- a CDS encoding glycine betaine/L-proline ABC transporter ATP-binding protein: MNDASLHSAPSTKIACHGLWKIFGPSPDKVKAQLDPAWTKNDVLDKTGHVLAVKNVDFEVRQGETFVVMGLSGSGKSTLVRCLTRLIEPTTGQLLIDGHDFLRVDDKQLREMRRRQISMVFQNFGLFPHRKVIDNVAYGLEIQGVEKMARRKRAREVIEIVGLAGWEERYPGELSGGMKQRVGLARALAVDPEILFFDEPFSALDPLIRREMQDELIRLQAVMHKTIVFITHDFLEAIKLGNHIAIMKDGEIMQQGTAQEVVLHPANDYVRDFTEEVPRSHVVTARAIMAAPDPADRPETYPVAPPDATLHDLVSLAAARDARIAICAADGALLGIVVRSTLMRALAGLEVSVP, encoded by the coding sequence ATGAACGATGCCTCGTTGCACTCAGCGCCGTCCACCAAGATCGCCTGTCACGGCCTGTGGAAAATCTTCGGCCCTTCGCCTGACAAAGTCAAAGCCCAGTTGGATCCAGCCTGGACGAAGAACGATGTCCTGGACAAGACCGGACACGTACTGGCGGTCAAGAATGTCGATTTCGAGGTCCGACAGGGCGAAACCTTCGTGGTCATGGGGCTGTCGGGGAGCGGCAAATCCACCCTTGTGCGCTGCCTCACCCGGCTGATCGAGCCGACCACCGGCCAATTACTCATCGACGGCCACGATTTCCTCAGGGTGGATGACAAACAACTGCGCGAGATGCGGCGGCGGCAGATCAGCATGGTCTTCCAGAACTTCGGCCTCTTCCCGCACCGCAAAGTGATCGACAACGTGGCCTACGGGCTGGAAATCCAGGGGGTGGAGAAGATGGCCCGGCGCAAACGGGCGCGCGAGGTGATCGAGATCGTCGGGCTGGCGGGATGGGAGGAACGCTATCCGGGCGAGCTGAGCGGGGGGATGAAACAGCGCGTGGGTCTGGCGAGGGCGCTGGCCGTGGACCCGGAAATCCTCTTCTTCGACGAGCCGTTCAGCGCCCTCGACCCGCTCATCCGCCGCGAGATGCAGGACGAACTGATCCGCCTGCAAGCGGTGATGCACAAAACGATCGTCTTCATCACCCACGACTTCCTGGAAGCGATCAAGCTCGGCAACCACATCGCCATCATGAAGGACGGCGAGATCATGCAGCAGGGCACGGCCCAGGAGGTGGTGCTGCACCCGGCCAACGACTATGTGCGCGATTTCACCGAGGAGGTGCCCCGCTCGCACGTCGTCACGGCGCGGGCGATCATGGCCGCTCCCGACCCCGCCGATAGGCCCGAAACCTACCCTGTGGCCCCGCCCGACGCCACCCTGCACGATCTGGTGAGCCTGGCCGCCGCTCGCGACGCCCGCATCGCCATTTGCGCAGCCGACGGCGCCTTGTTGGGCATCGTCGTCCGCAGCACCCTGATGCGGGCTTTGGCCGGGCTGGAGGTAAGCGTCCCATGA
- a CDS encoding ABC transporter permease subunit, translated as MSEQASALTLPRPRPGLLALLRRYRLAVIGVFLLALLLALRWSPWQTTTFPEAWNLGLRAPLDGFRSWVIGHQSTHWLFVYFFDPLSAGIDWGIRGVENIFLWLPWPLTILLFTLLGYKLGGTKLAILAAVCLLVMGLLGLWVESMQTLALMVISVLISLIVGVPLGILSARNTRLEASLRPVLDAMQTMPAFVYLIPVLLFFGIGRVPAVIATVIYALPPAIRLTAAGIRQVPAETVEAATSFGSTERQKLTKVQLPLALPSILAGVNQTIMMALGIVVIAALVGAGGLGREVLNGLQRLQVGQAFEAGLAIVFLAVLLDRLSAALVTYRQDYLKGRPTQPQRPPAWQTRLPAFLQRYGFLLLLGGLFVGILLLNQFVLDVQSFPEGLRVSLRAPVDAGVTWMRDNLYEIGDTGLGAGPMSDFITLYLLSPLRNLFEKWLPWPLVIALVGVAAGLIGGWRLGLLSAVGMLTLGLLSMWPQSMDTLSQTVVAVLLSVAIAVPLGILAAKRPRVDVAMRPFLDFLQTIPPFVYLVPVIMLFNVGRVPGIIASVLYALPPAIRLTTLGIRQVSPEAIEAATAFGSTPRQMLFKVELPLAKPTIMLGVNQAVMMVLSMVIIAGLVGGAGLGLESVIGLAKNETGRGVEAGIAIVILAMILDRMTQGLAKSKQ; from the coding sequence ATGAGCGAACAGGCTTCGGCCCTCACCCTGCCCCGACCCCGCCCCGGCTTGCTCGCCCTGCTCCGCCGCTACCGCCTGGCCGTGATCGGCGTCTTCCTGCTGGCCCTCCTTTTGGCCCTGCGCTGGTCGCCCTGGCAGACCACCACCTTCCCCGAGGCCTGGAACCTGGGCCTGCGCGCCCCTCTCGACGGATTCCGTTCCTGGGTCATCGGCCACCAGAGCACGCATTGGTTGTTCGTCTACTTCTTCGACCCGCTCAGCGCCGGCATCGACTGGGGCATCCGCGGGGTCGAGAACATCTTCCTTTGGCTGCCCTGGCCGCTGACCATCCTGCTTTTCACGCTGCTCGGCTACAAGCTGGGCGGGACGAAGCTGGCCATCCTGGCGGCGGTCTGTCTGTTGGTGATGGGGCTGCTGGGACTGTGGGTCGAAAGTATGCAAACCCTGGCCCTGATGGTGATCTCGGTGCTGATCTCGCTCATCGTCGGCGTCCCCCTCGGCATCCTCTCGGCCCGCAACACCCGCCTGGAAGCGAGCCTGCGCCCGGTGCTGGATGCGATGCAGACCATGCCGGCCTTCGTCTATCTGATCCCGGTCCTGCTCTTCTTCGGCATCGGTCGCGTCCCGGCCGTGATCGCCACCGTCATCTACGCCCTGCCGCCCGCCATCCGCCTCACCGCCGCCGGCATCCGCCAGGTGCCTGCCGAGACGGTCGAGGCAGCCACTTCGTTCGGCTCGACCGAGCGCCAGAAGTTGACCAAAGTACAGCTGCCGCTGGCCTTGCCCAGCATCTTGGCCGGGGTCAACCAGACGATCATGATGGCGTTGGGCATCGTCGTCATCGCCGCCCTGGTGGGCGCGGGCGGGCTGGGCCGCGAGGTGCTGAACGGTCTGCAACGCTTGCAGGTGGGGCAGGCGTTCGAGGCCGGGCTGGCCATCGTCTTTCTGGCCGTGCTGCTCGACCGCCTCAGCGCCGCCCTGGTGACGTATCGCCAAGACTATCTGAAGGGCCGCCCGACCCAGCCCCAGCGCCCACCGGCCTGGCAGACCCGGCTCCCGGCCTTCCTGCAACGCTACGGTTTCCTGCTGCTCTTGGGTGGGCTGTTCGTCGGCATCCTCTTGCTCAACCAGTTCGTGCTCGATGTGCAGAGCTTCCCCGAAGGCTTGCGCGTCTCGTTGCGGGCGCCGGTGGATGCGGGCGTGACCTGGATGCGCGACAACCTGTACGAGATCGGCGACACGGGCCTGGGCGCCGGGCCGATGAGCGATTTCATCACCCTGTATCTGTTGTCGCCCCTGCGCAACCTGTTCGAAAAATGGCTGCCGTGGCCGCTTGTGATCGCCCTCGTGGGCGTGGCCGCCGGGCTGATCGGCGGCTGGCGGCTGGGGCTGCTGTCGGCGGTGGGGATGTTGACTCTGGGGCTGCTGAGCATGTGGCCGCAGAGCATGGATACGCTCAGCCAGACGGTGGTGGCGGTGCTGCTTTCGGTGGCCATTGCCGTGCCGTTGGGCATCCTGGCCGCCAAGCGCCCGCGTGTGGATGTGGCAATGCGCCCGTTCCTCGATTTCCTGCAAACGATCCCGCCCTTCGTCTATCTGGTGCCGGTGATCATGCTGTTCAATGTCGGGCGTGTGCCGGGGATCATCGCCTCGGTGCTCTATGCCCTGCCCCCGGCCATCCGCCTGACCACACTGGGCATCCGCCAGGTCAGCCCCGAAGCGATCGAGGCAGCCACGGCCTTTGGCTCCACCCCCCGGCAGATGCTGTTCAAGGTGGAGCTGCCGCTGGCCAAGCCGACGATTATGCTGGGCGTCAACCAGGCGGTGATGATGGTGTTGTCGATGGTGATCATCGCCGGGCTGGTGGGCGGGGCCGGGCTGGGGCTGGAATCGGTCATCGGCCTGGCCAAGAACGAGACCGGGCGGGGGGTGGAGGCCGGGATTGCCATCGTCATCCTGGCCATGATCCTCGACCGGATGACGCAGGGGCTGGCGAAGTCGAAGCAGTGA
- a CDS encoding ABC transporter permease gives MTRHPARSNDFSRSSLKRTTEVVTTRTAKVVTTRTAKGVATRTAKVVTTSWPALLFLFILVTVALLAPVLAPHNPLAVDFAHIRQPPSAAHWLGTDKQGRDILSRLIYGARISLAVGLFSQIPVLLVGVVAGCAAGYYGGRIDAAIMRTADVFYAFPTLLFLIMLMAFLGRGLGTLLLALTITAWASLARLVRGQVLQLRQTEFVTAARCLGASDWRIVWRHLLPNLTGILLIAVSLGIPAAILAEAGLSFLGLGLLPPAPSWGLMLSDGFTTLRSAPHIALFPGLAIALTMLALFVLADSLRDALDPRRG, from the coding sequence ATGACCCGTCATCCCGCTCGTAGTAACGACTTCAGTCGTTCTTCGCTCAAAAGAACGACTGAAGTCGTTACTACGAGGACGGCCAAAGTCGTTACTACGAGGACGGCCAAAGGCGTTGCTACGAGGACGGCCAAAGTCGTTACTACGAGTTGGCCGGCCCTGCTTTTCCTGTTCATCCTCGTCACTGTGGCCCTGCTCGCGCCTGTGTTGGCGCCCCATAACCCGCTTGCGGTCGATTTCGCCCACATCCGCCAGCCGCCGAGCGCCGCGCATTGGTTGGGGACCGACAAACAGGGGCGGGACATCCTCAGCCGGCTGATCTACGGCGCCCGCATCTCGCTGGCGGTGGGCTTGTTCAGCCAGATACCGGTGCTGCTCGTCGGCGTCGTCGCCGGCTGCGCAGCGGGCTATTACGGCGGTCGCATCGACGCCGCCATCATGCGAACGGCCGATGTCTTCTATGCCTTTCCCACACTGCTGTTCTTGATCATGTTGATGGCTTTCCTGGGGCGGGGCCTGGGAACCCTGTTGCTGGCGCTGACGATCACCGCCTGGGCCAGTCTGGCGCGTCTGGTGCGCGGGCAGGTCCTGCAATTGCGGCAAACCGAGTTCGTCACCGCCGCCCGCTGTCTGGGCGCTTCCGATTGGCGCATTGTCTGGCGACACCTCCTTCCCAACCTGACCGGCATCCTTCTGATCGCCGTCTCGTTGGGCATCCCCGCCGCCATCCTGGCTGAGGCCGGGCTCAGCTTCCTGGGCCTGGGCTTGCTGCCGCCCGCGCCCAGCTGGGGCCTGATGCTCAGCGATGGCTTCACGACCCTGCGCAGCGCCCCGCACATCGCTCTCTTCCCCGGCCTGGCCATCGCCCTGACCATGTTGGCGCTGTTCGTGCTGGCCGATAGCCTGCGCGATGCGCTCGACCCGCGCCGGGGGTGA
- a CDS encoding ABC transporter permease — translation MPYLFSRLRQSLLTLVLITVLTFAIAQAAPGSPFGLDDPDVAVRVPPEMRDRYRQLYGLDRPLPVQYLSWLGRLLQGDFGISYTYRNETVLAVLRRAWPPTVQIGLIALVLALGLGIPLGVGAAVRRRSRLDRFSRAVAVVGAATPVYVLATLTMLLFAVRLHVLPLIGWGGLARLLLPACVLALGPLAVVIRFTRAAVLETLSADYVRTARAKGLHSRQVIGRHVLKNALLPVLTLAGPLAAALLVGSFFVETMFNIPGLGATFVYAAADRDYPLIMAGAVLSGGLIILLNLAVDLAYGLLDPRIRLHDPSSRS, via the coding sequence ATGCCCTACCTCTTCTCCCGCCTGCGCCAGTCTCTGCTCACCCTGGTGTTGATCACGGTGCTGACCTTCGCCATCGCCCAGGCCGCGCCCGGCAGCCCGTTTGGCCTGGATGACCCAGACGTGGCTGTGCGCGTGCCGCCGGAGATGCGCGACCGCTATCGGCAACTCTACGGCCTCGACCGGCCGCTGCCCGTGCAATACCTCAGCTGGCTGGGCCGCTTGCTGCAAGGCGATTTCGGCATTTCCTACACCTATCGCAACGAAACCGTGCTGGCCGTGCTGCGCCGCGCTTGGCCGCCGACCGTGCAGATCGGCCTCATCGCCCTGGTGCTGGCGCTGGGGTTGGGCATCCCGCTGGGGGTAGGTGCGGCCGTCCGGCGTCGGTCGCGCCTGGATCGTTTCAGCCGGGCGGTGGCAGTTGTAGGCGCGGCCACGCCGGTCTATGTGCTGGCCACGCTGACCATGCTCTTGTTTGCAGTGCGTTTGCACGTCCTGCCGCTCATCGGTTGGGGCGGCCTCGCTCGGCTCCTGCTCCCGGCCTGTGTGCTGGCCCTGGGGCCGTTGGCCGTCGTCATCCGCTTCACCCGCGCCGCCGTCCTCGAGACACTTAGCGCCGACTATGTGCGCACGGCCCGGGCCAAGGGCCTGCACTCTCGCCAGGTCATTGGCCGGCATGTGCTCAAAAATGCCCTCCTGCCTGTCCTTACCCTGGCCGGGCCGCTGGCGGCGGCGCTGCTGGTCGGTTCGTTCTTCGTCGAGACCATGTTCAACATCCCCGGTCTGGGCGCAACCTTTGTCTACGCTGCCGCCGACCGCGACTATCCCCTGATCATGGCCGGGGCCGTGCTGTCGGGCGGGCTGATCATCCTGCTCAACCTGGCGGTCGATCTGGCCTACGGTTTGCTCGACCCGCGGATCCGGCTCCATGACCCGTCATCCCGCTCGTAG